The Pseudomonas sp. LFM046 region GCCGAGCCCCATGACGCCGATGCGCCGCCGCGGTGCAGGCACCAGTCGATGCGCCTGCCAACGCCGTTCAACCTGTTGTTGGCGGTAGTGCAACATATCGCGATGTAGGCTGAGCACCGCCCAGCAGGCGTATTCGCACATGCCCTGGGTGATGCCAGGGTCGAGTAGGCGCACTACCGGGAGATCTTCGGGCAAGCGAGCGAGATCCAGCTGATCGACCCCCGCCGACAGGGCGAACAGCACTTCGAGATTCGGCAGCAGCGTGGCGATGTTCTCTGGCACCTGCCAGGCAGCGAGGTAGCGGATATCCGCGGATTCACCGAGCTCCGGCCAGGCGCGCCATTCGATATCCGGCGCCTGTTCGGCGAATAGTGCCTGCCAACGCTCGCCGCGTACCGGGTCTGCTTTATAGAGAAGGGACATGGGTGATTCCTGATAGAGGAGGGGAAACGCCATGATGCCGACGGGGCGGCGCAGGATCTGTCGAATCGGTGTGGCCGAACAGCCGCTGTTGCTCTATCCGTCATGAGCCCCGGCAGTTTCCACGGCCTAAAGGATTCTGCCGTTTGCGTGGGTTAAAACAGTCGATCTGCGCGCATGGGCGGGCAAGTTCGGCGTAGATCATTTTGCCAAAGGCTTAACCTGATCAAAGTCGCAGCCAACGACCGGCTGCCGAGTTCTTATTGGGAGAAGCCATGAACAGCAAATGTGAAGAAACCCCTTATTTCCTCGGTCAGCGTGACCAGTTCGTGCCACGCGGCCTGGTAACCGCCCACCCGCTGGTGATCGACCGCGCGCTGGGTGCGGAGATGTGGGATGTCGAAGGGAAGCGTTACCTGGACTTCGTCGGCGGGATCGGCGTGCTGAATATCGGCCATAACCACCCTAGCGTAGTGGCAGCGGTCCAGGCGCAGCTGCAGAAGCTCTCCCATGCCTGCTTCCAGGTCGTGAACTACCGTCCCTATCTCGACCTGGTTCAAAAGCTTTGCAAGCTGGTGGGCGGTGAAGAGGCTTACAAGGCAGCGCTGTTCACCTCCGGTGCAGAGGCCGTCGAGAACGCGGTGAAGATTGCCCGGGCTTATACCAATCGCCCTGCGGTGATTGCCTTCCGCGGTGGTTTCCACGGCCGTACCCTGCTCGGCAGCACGCTGACCGGGATGAGCCAACCCTACAAGCAGAACTTCGGTATGGCGCCGGAGGTTTTCCATACCCCTTATCCGAACGCCTATCGCGGGTTCACTGCTGAGATGGCTCTGCAGGCGTTGAAAGAGCTCCTGGCCACCCAGGTCGCGCCGGAGCGAGTCGCAGCGATCATTATTGAACCGGTGCAGGGTGACGGTGGCTTCCTGTCCGCGCCGGCGGAGTTCCTCCAGGCGCTGCGTGGGCTGACCGAGCAGCACGGCATCGTGCTTATTCTCGACGAGGTGCAAACCGGCTTCGGTCGGACCGGCAAGTGGTTTGGCTTCCAGCACGCCGGCATCCAGCCGGACCTGGTTACCGTCGCCAAGAGCCTGGCCGGTGGTTTGCCGATTTCTGGTGTCGTCGGCCGTGCCGAAATCATGGACGGGCCGGCCCCCGGTGGCTTGGGCGGCACCTACGGCGGTAACGCACTGGGTTGCGCGGCTGCTCTGGCTGTGATCGACACATACGAGCGCGATCAGCTGCCGGCGCGCGGAGAGCAACTTGGTGCGCGTCTGCGCAAAGGTCTGTTGGGCCTTCAGGTGCGATACCCGCAAATCGGTGATGTGCGCGGCACTGGCTTCATGCTTGCCATCGAGTTGGTCAAGGACGACGCGGCACGAAGCCCTGACGCCGAACTCACCCAGCAGTTGATCGACGAAGCGCGCTCCGGTGGCCTGCTGGTCATCAAGTGCGGTGTGTACCGTAACGTCATGCGCTTCCTGGCACCGCTGGTTGTTGAAGAAGAGCAGATCGACGAGGCTCTAGATATTCTCGAGGCGGCGCTGGCGCGCGTGCTAGGTTGAGTTATGCCCTCGCGCAGCGCACTTCCGAGTGCGCTGTCGCGGGTTTCTTCTTTTGACAAGGATCGGTCGATCGCAAATCTGGAGGCTTTATCCGCCATGGACCTGACTGATTTCCGTGCCCTGCTGATCGACTGCGACGACGTGCTCGTTGACCGTGACTCAAGCGTCTGGACAGCTTTGCAACCGCTGGTACAGAGCTTGAGTCGGGGTCTCGACAGAGACGAGGTGCTTGCTGAGTATCACGAAGCGGTGCGCTCACTTCAGCCGCGTTATGACGAGCTGGGATTCAGCGGACTCCTGTGCTTTGCCTACCGCCGTATGGCAGAGCGGCTCGGGGTGGAGGCCAGTTGGGAGGAGGGCATGCGCTTTGCACGTTCTGCGGCCAGTTGGGTGCTGTTCGAGGACGCCCCAGGGGCGATGCTGTACCTGCGCAAGTTCTATCGGTTGCTGGTGTGCGTTGATCGCGACATGGAGGACCGTGAACAGCTTTGCGAGCGTTTGGGGATTTCCTTCGAAGATTTGTTGCCCCGATCAAACAGCGCCTTGGAGAATCGCGCCTGGCTACGGGCCAACGGCCTTGAGCCGAATGATGTCCTGCATATCTGTCGACCGCCGGCTGAATCGCTGGGGGTAGGAGCTGTTTGTCTGATCTACAGAGATGGAATTCAGCGTGAAACAGGTTGCCCGGCTGCTTTTTGCATCAGCAGCATGGCTAACCTTGTTGCCAAGCATCAAATGTTCTTGCGTCGGTGATTCTGCTAAAAAAGAAATAACATCTGCAGGCAGTTAGAGGCACGCAATGGAAGGTTTAGTCAAACTGGACCGAATTGATATCAACATCCTGGTTGAGCTGCAGAAAGACGGTCGCATGACCAACGTATGCCTTGCCGATGCAGTGGGCCTGTCTGCCAGTCCTTGCCTGCAACGGGTAAAGCGCCTGGAGGCAGCGGGCTTCATTTGCGGCTATCGGGCCCAACTCAATCTGACCAAGATCACCGAGTCGGTGACTGTGTTCACTGAGATCACTCTCAGCGACCACAAGCGCGAGGACTTCGCCAAATTCGAGTCAAACATCCGCCAGGTAGATGAAGTGCTGGAATGCCATTTGATCAGTGGCGGCTACGATTACCTGCTTCGCTTCATGACCCGCAGCATCCAGCACTACCAGGAAGTGATGGAGGGGCTACTGGACAAGAATATCGGCATTGCGAAGTACTTCAGCTACATCGTTATCAAGTCGCCGGTGCTCAAGGATGGCGTGCCGCTGCGCAAGCTGCTGAGTCACCACTGACCGGCGGCCGCCGGCTCGCGCCGGACCTTCAGTCCGTGTAGCGTTGGACGATCCGTTCAATCTCCCCTGAGCGGCGCATCGCGTCGAGTGCCCTGTCCAGTTGCGTGGCGAAGTCTTCCTTGAATGGGAAGCGGTCTTGGTCACGGTTGGTGTAGCCGACGTGTGCAGTATCCTTGTTGAGGATCGGTCCTTCGGTAATGGGCTCGTCCCTCGCCTCGTCGTAATCGCCGCTGCGCTTGAGCTCAGCCAACGCGTTGAGAGTGGATATGCGGTCAAATGCGAAGCAATCGATCCGCCCGCGGAGCATCTTGAGCAGGTTGGAACGTGTTCCTGGAGCCTCCTCGATCTTGATCATATTGTTCGATTTCGCTTGCCAGAACGCCGTACCAGCCGAGAGCGAGCCCAAGTTGACGCCGAAGCGCAGCCCCTGAAAGTCCTCGGGCCAGCGTTGGCGTGGGCGCTTGGCAAGCACCGATTGGCGGCAGAATACCGCCACCCGTTCTTCCAGGAGTGGGCTGGAATAGCGGCCGATGAAAGGGCGCTCCTGGGGGCGGTAGGCGGGCGGTACCACTGCAAGTGCTCGACCGGATTCGACCTCGGCCAGCGCGCGACGCCATCGCGTAGGTTTGAGCTTCAAGCGGTAGCCCTGCAGCTGCGCCTCGGCCGCGCGGAGAATGTCGGGGTATATACCGGTGGCCGTTCCATCGGCCGCCCGGTATGCGTAGGGCGGGTAGTTCTCGTCGACCAGCAGCGTGACCAAGGTCTCGCCCGGGGCAGAAAAGGTTGTCGCGCTCAGTAACACCCCCAGCCACCAGGGCATGGTTAGCCTGTGGCGTAGGTAGTCGAGCATCACTGACCCTCCGAGACATCACATGGTCCACCTCGATGGTCCAAGGCGCAGCGATTGATGTCGGGCCGTTGGCGTTAAGAGGAGTAGGGCGTCACGCACCCTACTCGCTTACTGGTCTTGCTGTCGTGTTCAGTAAGTGTAGGTGAAGCCCGCCTGTACGGTTCGCGGCGTGCCGGGGTAGGCGTAGTTGAGGTATGCCCCTTCCTCGTATTCCTCGTCGAAGAGGTTTTTCAAGTCGAGGTTCAGGCGCAGATGCTCGTTCACCTGGTAGTAGCTGAGCAGATCGACGACGGTGTAGTCCTGCATTTCGAACGAATCCGGCAAGGTCTTGCCGGCGCGGTCGTCGACGTACTTCACGCCCATGCCAAGTCCCAGGCCTTTCGTGAGGCCGTTCTGGAATTCGTAGACGTTCAGCAGGCTGAAGCTATTGCGGGGAACGTTGGCCAGGCGAGTGCCGTCGGGAACAGTGCTGTCCTTGGTGACCTCGGCATCGACGTATGCGTAGCCGCCGATATTGCTGCGCAATCTGGAATGTCTGCGCCAACCTGTTTGTGGGATAAGGCACACGCTCAAGTTGTCCCTTCAATTGGAGAACCCCTTATCCCGGACGTTGCAGACATCTTCTAGCAACTGGAAAGGGCGGAAGCGGGCTTCGGTGAGCGACTGCTATTGGCCGATTCTGTTGAAAAAGGCGGTTCTGCGGCAGCCAGTCGGCCGGGTGCGCCAGCTTTCGAAGTGGCTGCAAGCCACTTCAAGTTGCCTTTCGGCGTTTCACTGGCGTCCGGGCTCAGGTTTGAGGGTTAATTCGAGGGTTTCTGCTCGCCGCAGGCGGACCTATCCCGTGAGCGGTGGCCCGTGCGGCATGAGCTTGGCCATGCGTCGCAGGTTCTGCACCGTCGCGGCCAGGGTGAATTCGTCAGTGGCGCCCGTCAGGCCGCGCAGCCGTAAGCGGTCGAGTTTCATGATCCGTTTGAGGTGGGCGAAGAGCATCTCCACCTTCTTGCGCTCGCAGCGGGAGCGGAGGTACTCCGGCGTCTTGGCGATGCGTCGCGCCACGTCGCGGGCAGCTTCATGGGGGCTGCGGACGATCTTGCGGTTCGGCGTATTGGGGCAGCACTTGGCTTTCAGTGGGCAGGTGGCGCAGTCGGCTTGGCTGGAGCGGTAGATGATGGTGTTGGCCTTGGTCACCCGCGTTCTTGGTTGAGTGACGGCGCGCCATTCACTGCGTAGGGGCTTGCCGGTGGGGCAGCGGTATTCATTGGCCTCCTGATTCCAGTGAAAGTCGTTGCTGGAGAGGCTGTCGTCCTTGCGCTCGGTCTTGTCCCACACCGGCACATGCGGCTCGATGTTCTTTTCCTCGACCATCCAGGCCAGCATCGGGGCGGTGCCATAAGCGGTATCGCCGAAGCCTTCACCCTTGACCAAGCCGGCCGCCATGCAGCGCCGCAGCACCTCATTGAATAACCAGCGGAACAGGCCGCTGTCACGGAAACGGCCGTGGCGATTCTTCGAGAAGGTCGAGTGATTGGGCACTTCGTCTTCCAGGCCCAGCCGGCAGAACCAGCGATAGGCCAGGTTGAGATGCACCTCTTCGCACAACCGCCGCTCGGAACGGATGCCGTAGCAGTAGCCGACGACCAGCATGCGCACCATCAACTCCGGATCAATCGAGGGGCGCCCAATGTGGCTGTAGAAGTCGGCCAGGTGGGCGAGCAGATCGCTGAGATCCAGGCACTGGTCGATGTTGCGCAGGAGGTGTTGCGGCGGGACGTGCTCTTCCAGATTGAACGCGTAGAACAGGCGCGCTTGTCCCCCCGGTAACCGCCCCATCATGCTGTCTGCCCCCATGCTCGCTGAGCGCGTGATTTTGCCGGCGGCAGGGGGCGGCAGCTACCGGCCGATTTTGTTGAAAAAGTCGGTGTCGGCCAGAGTCGCCTGTCCATAGGCCCAAAAGCGGCTGATTTGCGCGTTGCTACGTGAAATTCAAGACAGTTCTACCCCGGAAATGGCTCAGATTTCAGCGTAAGCAATGCACTTTTGTGGGCAGAAATCTCGAAAGGAGTTTTTAAACAGAATCGGCCAATAGCAGTCCTTCGCTACCGGCTCCTTCCGGCCATTAAGCGGACCTTTCCTATGATGGAAATGCGCAGTCCGATGAGAGCCCTTGGCTTAGGTTGGAAACGCAACCAGGGGTAGGTGGGTGAGTAGCAGCCTGGATAGGCATTCGGATAGATTAGACCAATTGCCTCCATAACTGCCCTGCCACGTGGACGACTGGGCACACTAGGACGCAGGGGCCTTATGGAGCGACGGGGTTGTGTTGCCCGATCTTGACTCGGTTAACACGGCCAGCGTTTCAGCGTCTTGCGCTGAAACCGTTGCGCGTTCCCTTATCGGCCACTCTTGGTCCTTGATCCATATGAGCGGGATATGAAAAAGCGCCTTCCACCATTGAACTGGCTGCGTGCCTTTGAGGCGTCTGCCCGCCTTCTGAACTTCACGCACGCAGCCCAGGAGCTGAACCTCACCCAGGCTGCTATCAGTCAACAGCTGAAGGCGCTGGAGTCGCAATTGGGCACCGCGCTGTTTAAACGCCTGCCGCGCGGGCTGGAGCTGACTGAAGCCGGCATGTCTTACTTTCCGGTGGTAAGAGAGTCGGTTGAACGCCTGGCCGCAGCGACTGACGAAATCTTTGGCCAGGGGCATCGCAGCGCCCTGATAGTGCGGACAAGCCTGGTCTTTTTCACGCACTGGCTGGCAATGCGGTTACCGCGTTTCCGAGCTCTGCATCCTCAGGTCAATCTTCGTATTGCCAGCAACATCTGGGTTGACGACTCTGACTCGGATGCAGATCTGGATATCCGTTATGGGCAGGGGCGTTGGCCTGGCCTGAAGGCGGAGCGCCTGACCTGGGACACCTTGCAACCGGTGTGTTCGCCCAGCCTGCCTACGCCTGAGAGGCCGCTGAGCCGCCCTCTCGACCTAAACCGGCACGAATTACTGCATGTTCTTGGCTATGAGGAAGGCTGGGGATACTGGCTGAAGAAGAATCGCGCAGAGAGTGTGGATTCATCGCAGGGGCTGCAGTTCGATACGCTGATCTCCGCACTTGAGGTGGCCGAATTGGGGCAGGGTGTGGCATTGGCGCGTTCGTCCCTGGTACGCCATCTGTTAGACAGCGGTCGGCTCATTGCACCCTTAGCAAATACGGTGGCCACCCAGGAAGCGTTCTATCTCGTGTATGCCCCGCACAGCATGGTAAACCCCGACGCAGCGGCGTTTGCCGAATGGTTGTGCCAAGAGGCTTTGGCGTTTCGTGACGAAGCCTCGTCCGGGAGTGCGGAAGACTGCTAGCGATAAGCTGTTGCGCGTAACCATAAAAAAAATGGCCCCATAGGGCCATTTTTTATTGCTTTTCCCAGTCGGGCGTTTTTCTGAAAGTAGCGTCCAGATCGCAAGCCAACGGTCCTGTTCAGCAGGCCGGGGGACCGGTTAAAGCAAGGTATCGACAACAACAATTAACCGGGCACGGCCGTATCTGGCTGGCTCGGCGCTAGACAGGGTTACCTCATGGGAAACGCTAAGCAACTGCCCCTGCAGGGCGTCAATGTTATCGACTTCGGCCAGTACATCGCCGGTCCCGCGGTAGCGATGATCCTCGCCGATCTCGGTGCCACCGTCATTCACATCGATCCCCCAACGGGCCCGCTTTGGGACAGTCCGGCCAACGCCACACTCAACCGCAACAAGCTGTGCATGCGCTTGGATCTGAAGAGTGCCGATGGACTGCGCCAGGCACGCGAACTGGTAGCGAAGGCGGATGTGGTGATCGAAAACTTCCGCCCGGGTGTGATGGCAGGCCTAGGCCTGAATTTCTCTGAGCTGCGGCGTAGCCGCCCGGAACTGATCACACTTTCCATCCCCGGTTTCGCCAGCAACGATGAGTTGCGTCGTGAGTGGCGCGCCACCGAGGCAGTAATCGCGTCAGCCTCTGGCGTGTTCACCGACATGGGCCAGAATCGGGTGCTGATGGGGATCAACCCAAGCTTCTCTCCGCTGCCGTTGGCCTCCGCCTACGGCACCATGCTCGCAGTGTCGGCCGTGGTATTGGCTCTGCAGGCGCGCGAAAAAAGTGGCGTAGGTGATGAGATTGAAGTGCCGCTTTCCTCGGCGGTGATGGAAGGGCTTTCTTACAACTCCATCAAGATCGACGGCTATCCGCTGCGATACAAGACCTTGCGCGAGAAGGAGAGCGAGC contains the following coding sequences:
- a CDS encoding 2-haloalkanoic acid dehalogenase, whose protein sequence is MDLTDFRALLIDCDDVLVDRDSSVWTALQPLVQSLSRGLDRDEVLAEYHEAVRSLQPRYDELGFSGLLCFAYRRMAERLGVEASWEEGMRFARSAASWVLFEDAPGAMLYLRKFYRLLVCVDRDMEDREQLCERLGISFEDLLPRSNSALENRAWLRANGLEPNDVLHICRPPAESLGVGAVCLIYRDGIQRETGCPAAFCISSMANLVAKHQMFLRR
- a CDS encoding TonB-dependent receptor → MSVCLIPQTGWRRHSRLRSNIGGYAYVDAEVTKDSTVPDGTRLANVPRNSFSLLNVYEFQNGLTKGLGLGMGVKYVDDRAGKTLPDSFEMQDYTVVDLLSYYQVNEHLRLNLDLKNLFDEEYEEGAYLNYAYPGTPRTVQAGFTYTY
- the gcvA gene encoding transcriptional regulator GcvA, which encodes MKKRLPPLNWLRAFEASARLLNFTHAAQELNLTQAAISQQLKALESQLGTALFKRLPRGLELTEAGMSYFPVVRESVERLAAATDEIFGQGHRSALIVRTSLVFFTHWLAMRLPRFRALHPQVNLRIASNIWVDDSDSDADLDIRYGQGRWPGLKAERLTWDTLQPVCSPSLPTPERPLSRPLDLNRHELLHVLGYEEGWGYWLKKNRAESVDSSQGLQFDTLISALEVAELGQGVALARSSLVRHLLDSGRLIAPLANTVATQEAFYLVYAPHSMVNPDAAAFAEWLCQEALAFRDEASSGSAEDC
- a CDS encoding transporter substrate-binding domain-containing protein encodes the protein MLDYLRHRLTMPWWLGVLLSATTFSAPGETLVTLLVDENYPPYAYRAADGTATGIYPDILRAAEAQLQGYRLKLKPTRWRRALAEVESGRALAVVPPAYRPQERPFIGRYSSPLLEERVAVFCRQSVLAKRPRQRWPEDFQGLRFGVNLGSLSAGTAFWQAKSNNMIKIEEAPGTRSNLLKMLRGRIDCFAFDRISTLNALAELKRSGDYDEARDEPITEGPILNKDTAHVGYTNRDQDRFPFKEDFATQLDRALDAMRRSGEIERIVQRYTD
- a CDS encoding transposase → MMGRLPGGQARLFYAFNLEEHVPPQHLLRNIDQCLDLSDLLAHLADFYSHIGRPSIDPELMVRMLVVGYCYGIRSERRLCEEVHLNLAYRWFCRLGLEDEVPNHSTFSKNRHGRFRDSGLFRWLFNEVLRRCMAAGLVKGEGFGDTAYGTAPMLAWMVEEKNIEPHVPVWDKTERKDDSLSSNDFHWNQEANEYRCPTGKPLRSEWRAVTQPRTRVTKANTIIYRSSQADCATCPLKAKCCPNTPNRKIVRSPHEAARDVARRIAKTPEYLRSRCERKKVEMLFAHLKRIMKLDRLRLRGLTGATDEFTLAATVQNLRRMAKLMPHGPPLTG
- the gabT gene encoding 4-aminobutyrate--2-oxoglutarate transaminase, with product MNSKCEETPYFLGQRDQFVPRGLVTAHPLVIDRALGAEMWDVEGKRYLDFVGGIGVLNIGHNHPSVVAAVQAQLQKLSHACFQVVNYRPYLDLVQKLCKLVGGEEAYKAALFTSGAEAVENAVKIARAYTNRPAVIAFRGGFHGRTLLGSTLTGMSQPYKQNFGMAPEVFHTPYPNAYRGFTAEMALQALKELLATQVAPERVAAIIIEPVQGDGGFLSAPAEFLQALRGLTEQHGIVLILDEVQTGFGRTGKWFGFQHAGIQPDLVTVAKSLAGGLPISGVVGRAEIMDGPAPGGLGGTYGGNALGCAAALAVIDTYERDQLPARGEQLGARLRKGLLGLQVRYPQIGDVRGTGFMLAIELVKDDAARSPDAELTQQLIDEARSGGLLVIKCGVYRNVMRFLAPLVVEEEQIDEALDILEAALARVLG
- a CDS encoding Lrp/AsnC ligand binding domain-containing protein, which produces MEGLVKLDRIDINILVELQKDGRMTNVCLADAVGLSASPCLQRVKRLEAAGFICGYRAQLNLTKITESVTVFTEITLSDHKREDFAKFESNIRQVDEVLECHLISGGYDYLLRFMTRSIQHYQEVMEGLLDKNIGIAKYFSYIVIKSPVLKDGVPLRKLLSHH